A segment of the Rhizobium sp. ZPR4 genome:
GAGCTTCGTGCAGGTGCCGTGCTTGATCCATTCGTGCCGCTCGAGGCCGGATTGGGTGCCCGGCATCACCTTGTCGAGCTTCGTCTTCACGTCCTGCGACAGCTGCACCGCCGGCAGATCCTTCCAGTCACTGCTGCGATCCGCCTGCTTCAGATCCTCGGAAACATCGCAATATTCCTGCCGCATCGGCCAGAGGCCATGCAGCGAGAAGTTCGTGGCATCATGACTATCCGACGACTGGTTCCGGCATTCCGCCTTCTTCTGGTTCGTCGCACAAAATGCCGGCTCCCAGCTTGCCGCCAGGATAAAGCGTGTCCGCCCGCGGCTATGTTCCTGCGCCATGGCGCCCGTCACGGTGCCGATCGAAAGGATTGCAACCGCAAATACCCGAAGCCAATGCTTCATTCCCTGCCTCCAACTAGAACATTATAGGAACAAATAAGCAGTTTGATCGAGCGGATGCAATCCTCAATCGCAGCGCTCGGAAAGATTTATTTCTGTGAGCTTTACCACCTATCCATTGCAATCGGGCGGATGATAACCTTTCGTCCTACCGGGGAGGACCGAATACATGTTCGCCGAGACACAGCGCCTGAACAGTCCGACGGGCGCGACCCTTGCCTATCATCATTTGCCGGCTGCGACCGATGCTCGCGGTATCCTGCTGATATCACATGGTCTCGCCGAGCATTCCCGCCGCTATGAAGCCTTCGCGGGCGCGATGGCCGCCCAAGGCTTTCATGTCTATGTCCATGACCATCGCGGCCATGGCGAGACCATTGCCCCCGATGCGCCGATCGGGCGCTTTGCCAGAAGAGATGGTGTCGAACAGGTCATCGCCGACGTGCTTGCCATGCGTGAGCTTGCCGCAAGCACCCATCCCGGCCTGCCGATCATCCTGTTCGGTCACTCCATGGGCGGACTGATCAGCCTGAACACCGTCGTCACCCATCCGGACAAGTTCGATGCCGTCACCGTGTGGAACTCCAATTTCAATCCGGGTCTTGCCGGCCGCGCCGCTCAACTCATTCTCAAGACCGAGCGCATGTTCAAGGGATCGGATGTACCGAGCGGACCATTGCCGAAATTGACATTCGGCACCTGGGGCAAATCGATCGCAGATCGCCGTACGGACTTCGACTGGCTCTCCCGCGTCCCGGAACAGGTCGACAAGTATATCGCCGATCCCCTTTGCGGCTTCGATGCCTCCGTCTCGCTCTGGCTTGATCTATTCGAGTTGACCTTCCGCGCACCGCAAAAGACGTATCTTGACCGTCTCCGGCGCAACATGCCCATCCATCTCGTCGGAGGCGGCAAGGACCCGGCAACCGACAATGCGAAAGCGATTTCCTGGCTGGAAAATCATTTGAAAAGTGCTGGCCTCTCTCATATCACCATCGAGATCTATCCGCACACGCGGCACGAGACGCTCAACGACATCGGCGCCGAGCAAGCCATTTCCGACTTTGCCGATTGGTGCAAGAAGGTGACGGCAAACAACTGATTCTCAAGGAAATTCCGCAATGAACACCTCCGGTGGCTCCTCGGTCCGATTGCCGCAATCGGAGCTGACCTTCGGCCTGTTGATGATGTTTCTCTCCGTCGTCCTCTCGCCGATCATCGACATCTTCTCCAAGCTCGCGGCAGCCACGATCCCGCCAGGCGAAGTTACCGCCGCCCGCTTTATCTTCCAGGCTCTCTTCGCGCTGCCGATGATGGCGATGCGCTGGCAATGGGGCGCGTGGACATGGCGGCGCAGTGGCGTTCATGCCATCCGTGCCGCCGTGCTGACGTTGTCCATGGTGTCGTTCGTGACCACGCTGCAGGTGATGGAAGTGGCCGATGCTATCGCCATCTTCTTCGTCGAGCCGATGATGCTCACCATCCTGAGCAGCATCTTCCTGAAGGAAACCATCGGCTGGCGCCGCTACACGGCCTGCGCCGTCGGCTTTTTGGCGCGATGCTGATTATCCAGCCAAGCTTTCAGGAGGTCGGTTTCGTCGCCCTGCTCCCCGTCGTCACCGCGCTTTGCATCGCCGTCTATGTGATGATCACGCGCATCGTATCTCATAGCGAGGATGCCTGGTCGATGCAGTTCCAGACCGCCGTGTGGGGCACCGGCTTCAGCCTGATCCTACTTGCCATCGGCCGGGCGACCGGGGCTGTAGTCCTCGATCCGGTCATGCCGGATCTGACGGCCATGCTCTATCTCTTCGGTGTCGGAGCCACTGCAGCGGCCGCCGGTATCCTGACGGTCTACGCCTACCGCGCCGTGCCTGCCTCGACGCTCGCGCCGCTGCAATATTTCGAGATCGTCTCGGCAACGATCTTCGGCTGGCTCGTCTTCGACAACTTCCCCGACGCGATCAAATGGCTCGGCATCCTCATCATCATGGGCTCGGGGCTCTACATCCTCTGGCGTGAGCGGCGCTTTGCTTCCAGACCCGTATCCGATACATCTGAAACAGCATTCACGCCCTAGAGCCTTTCCGCTTTTCTTCGAATCGCAAAAACGCTCTATCATTTTGTTTCGACGCAATTCCGGACGGAAAACCGCTTCGCACTTTTCCTGGAATTGCTCTAAGCGGCAGAGCGGACAGACATGACAGAACAAAAGACCAAGAAACCTCCGCTTTCCGGTATTCGTGTCATCGAGCTTGCCCGCGTGCTCGCCGGTCCCTGGGCCGGGCAGATGCTCGCCGATCTCGGCGCCGATGTCATCAAGGTGGAAAATCCCGATGGCGGCGACGACACGCGTCAATGGGGACCGCCCTTCGTCGAAGGCAAGGATGGCGAAAATCTCTCCGCCGCCTATTACCATTCCGCCAATCGCGGCAAGCGCTCCATCACCGCCGACCTCAGAACAGAGGAAGGTCAGGAACTGGTGCGCCGGCTGGTGAAGACGGCCGATGTGGTGATCGAGAATTTCAAGCTCGGCGGTCTGGTCAAATACGGGCTGGATTACGAAAGCCTGAAAACGATCAACCCACGTATCGTCTATTGCTCGATTACCGGCTTCGGGCAGACCGGCCCCTATGCCAACCTCGCGGGCTACGACTATATCGTCCAGGGCATGTCCGGCTTCATGTCGATAACAGGTGAGCCGGGTGGCCAGCCAATGAAAGCTGGTGTGGCGATCGCTGACATCTTCACCGGCATCTATGCGGTTTCGGCGATCGAGGCGGCCCTGATCCATGCCCTGAAGACGGGCGAAGGGCAGCTCATCGACATGGCGCTGCTCGACGTTCAATCCGCCGTGCTTGCCAATCAGAACATGAACTATCTGATCTCCGGCAAGTCGCCGGTGCGGCTCGGCAACGCCCATCCCAACATCTCGCCCTATGAAGTCGTGCCGACGGCCGACGGTTATCTCATTCTTGCCGTCGGCAACGACGGACAGTTCCGGCGCCTGTGCGCCATTCTCGGCATGGAAGCCAATGCCGACGACGAACGCTATGCCACCAACAAGGCCCGCGTCGCCCATCGCAACGAGGTGCGCGCTTTTGTCTCCACTGAGACGCTGAAATGGAACAAGGCGGATCTGCTTCGAGCCTGCGAAGCCAATGCCGTCCCGGCCGGCGCTATCAACACGATCGAGGATATGTTCGCCGATCCGCAGATTGTGGCGCGTGGCTTGAGGATCGATCTCGAGGATAATGCCGGCACCGTCATTCCGAGCGTGCGCACGCCAATCGTGCTCTCGGAAACGCCGCTCACCTATACGCGGCCGAGCCCGCGTCTCGGCGAACATCAGGAGGAAGTTCTGGCCGAATTGGCCGAACTGGAGGGAAAGGCAAGCACATGAAACGAACGGGCGGGCAACTCATCGTCGAGGCATTAAAGGCCAATGGCGTGCAGCGCATTTCCTGCGTGCCGGGCGAGAGCTTTCTCGCTGTGCTCGATGCCCTGCATGACAGCGATATCAAGGTGCTCGTCTGTCGCCAGGAAGGCGGCGCGGCCATGATGGCGGACACCTGGGGCCGATTGACCGGCGAGCCGGGCATCTGCATGGTTACCCGTGGTCCCGGCGCCACCAACGCGTCTGCCGGTCTCCACATCGCGCGGCAGGATTCGATCCCGATGATCCTGTTCATCGGCCACGTCCAGCGTGATGCCCGCGAACGCGAAGCCTTTCAGGAAGTGGAATTCCGGCGCGCCTTTACCGAATTCGCCAAATGGGTCGGCGAGATCGATGATGCCGCCCGCATTCCGGAATTCGTCACCCGCGCCTTCGCGGTCGCGACGTCTGGGCGTCCCGGCCCCGTCGTGCTGACCCTGCCTGAGGATATGCTGCGCGATGAGGTCGAAGCGCCGGAAGCGCTGCCTTATGTCCCCGTTGCCGCTCATCCGGGCCGCAACCAGCTTGCAGATCTCCGGAAGCGCCTCGCGACTGCGGAACGGCCGATGGTCATTCTCGGCGGCACGCGCTGGAACGAAGACGCGGTTGCCGGCATCAGGCAGTTCGCAGAGCGTTTCAAGCTACCGGTCGGCTGCTCCTTCCGCCGGCAGATGCTGTTCGACCACCTGCATCCAAACTATGCCGGCGATGTCGGCATCGGCATCAACCCGGCGCTGGCAAAGGAGATCAAGGAAGCGGATCTGCTGATCCTTCTCGGTGGCCGCCTCTCCGAAATGCCGTCCTCCGGCTATACGCTGGTCGATATCCCCTACCCGCGCCAGCAACTCGTCCACATTCATCCCGATCCCTCCGAACTTGGTCGCGTCTACCGGCCAGATCTGGCCATTTGCGCGAGCCCGACTGACTTCGTTGCTGCCCTCGCAGATTTGGCCCCACCGCACGAAGCGCCCTGGGCGGAGCGCACGGAACGCATGCACGCGGTCTACCTTGCCTGGTCGACGACACCGGAAAAGAGCCCCGGCGCGGTACACATGGGCCGCATCATGGATTGGATCGAAGCCAACACCGCTGACGATACGATCTTCACCAACGGCGCCGGCAACTATGCGACCTGGCTGCACCGCTTCCATCGCTTCCGCCGCTTCAACACGCAGTCCGCACCGACATCTGGCTCAATGGGTTACGGCCTGCCGGCAGCGGTCGCCGCGAAACAGCTCTTCCCTGAGCGCGAGGTTATCTGCTTTGCCGGCGACGGTTGTTTCATGATGCATGGGCAGGAATTTGCGACCGCCGTCCAGCATGAACTGCCACTCATAGCCTTGGTTATCAATAATGGTATGTACGGCACCATCCGCATGCATCAGGAGCGGGAATACCCCGGCCGTGTCAGCGCTACGGCGCTCGACAATCCGGATTTTGCGGCTCTTGCCCGTGCCTATGGGGGCCATGGCGAGACCGTGAAGGCAACGGAAGAGTTTGGCCCGGCCTTCGAGCGGGCGCGCGCCAGCGGCAAGCCGACAATCATCGAGATTGCGCTCGATCCGGAAGCGATCACACCCTCCCGCACGCTGACGGAAATTGCCCAAACAAAAAGCCGGTGAGCGCGAGCCCACCGGCCTTTCCAAAACACTGATCGGGCGACTTAGAGCGCCGCCGTCACGATGAACTCAACCTTGTACTTCGGCGCAGCGAGCTTGGCTTCGCTGGTGGCGCGGGCCGGCGTATTGGCCGGATCGACCCAGGCTTCCCAGGCAGCGTTCATTTCGGCGAAGTAGGAAATGTCGGAGAGGTAGATGAGCGTCTGCAGGATCTTCGACTTGTTGGAGCCGGCTGCAGCGAGCAGGCGATCGACTTCAGCCAGCGCCGACTTGCACTGATCGGTGACGCTTTCGCCTTCGCCAACCTGGCCGGCGAGATAAACGGTGTTGCCGTGGATAACTGCGCCGCTCATGCGGGCGCCGACGTCGATACGCTTGATGCTCATGGTCTTCTCCTGATGTTGTTTTCGACGAGTAGACAGGGCAAGGCCCATAGCCTGCCCTGCAATCTAAAGGGCCGAGGAAACAGCCGTTCAGCCGCGAATGTGATGCGTCTTCTGATAAATCGCCGTCGAGCGTGCGCCGGAACGGCAATAGCCGAGCATCGGCCGCGGGAATTCGTCCAGCGCATCGACCATGCCCTGCACAGCCTCTTCGGTCACGCCCATCGGGCCGACGGGCACATGGGTGATCTCCAGGCCGAGTTCCTTGGCACGGGCTTCGATGACACCAAACGGCGTCTGATCCGGGCTCTCGCCATCGGGGCGATGGCAGACGATGGACTTGAAACCCAGGGCCTTGATCTCATCGAGATCGTCTACGGCAATCTGGCCGGAGACCGAGTATTCATCGTCGATCGGGCGGATATCCATGGTTCATGTCCTCTCTAAAACCGTGGCCTTGATCTACGCCGCGACAGGGCGAGCGTCAACCGCGGCACACCCTCAAACGAAGGCAAAGTTGAGCATGAAATTGCGGGCTTCGCCGGGCTGGAGAATATTGAATTCGCCCGCCTCTTCCAGCTCGGCGCGCGAGACCCAACGGTGCGAAACCGGCTCGATGCCCAGCACATGCGCCGGCGCGCGCTGATTGCGCCAGACCTGCAGGAAAGGCAGCGTATCGGTGCCGAAGCGCACCCTCAAAGTCTTGCCGCCGATGGCCGCGATGGGACCAAGGCTGATCTCCGCCCAATCCTCCCCCTTGCCTTGCGTCGGCACGCAGAAGATATCGCCCCCCTCCTCGCCGAAGGTCCAGGGAAAGCCACCATTCTCCAGCATCTGTCCGGCGAGGCGCGTGCCGTTGTCGAACCATTTGCCGCCGATGTTCATGTGGTACATCAGGAAGACCGGCATCGCCTCCGTACTCGTATTGACGATACGGTCGGCAAGCGAGACCTCGCCGGTCGCGCCATCGATCTGCCAAAGACGTTCCAGCCTTGCGGTGCGGCGTTCGGCGGTGATGACATCGATATCGGCGCGGCATTCCGCATTGCCATTCTCGAATTTGGTC
Coding sequences within it:
- a CDS encoding alpha/beta hydrolase; the encoded protein is MFAETQRLNSPTGATLAYHHLPAATDARGILLISHGLAEHSRRYEAFAGAMAAQGFHVYVHDHRGHGETIAPDAPIGRFARRDGVEQVIADVLAMRELAASTHPGLPIILFGHSMGGLISLNTVVTHPDKFDAVTVWNSNFNPGLAGRAAQLILKTERMFKGSDVPSGPLPKLTFGTWGKSIADRRTDFDWLSRVPEQVDKYIADPLCGFDASVSLWLDLFELTFRAPQKTYLDRLRRNMPIHLVGGGKDPATDNAKAISWLENHLKSAGLSHITIEIYPHTRHETLNDIGAEQAISDFADWCKKVTANN
- a CDS encoding RidA family protein, whose translation is MSIKRIDVGARMSGAVIHGNTVYLAGQVGEGESVTDQCKSALAEVDRLLAAAGSNKSKILQTLIYLSDISYFAEMNAAWEAWVDPANTPARATSEAKLAAPKYKVEFIVTAAL
- a CDS encoding thiamine pyrophosphate-binding protein yields the protein MKRTGGQLIVEALKANGVQRISCVPGESFLAVLDALHDSDIKVLVCRQEGGAAMMADTWGRLTGEPGICMVTRGPGATNASAGLHIARQDSIPMILFIGHVQRDAREREAFQEVEFRRAFTEFAKWVGEIDDAARIPEFVTRAFAVATSGRPGPVVLTLPEDMLRDEVEAPEALPYVPVAAHPGRNQLADLRKRLATAERPMVILGGTRWNEDAVAGIRQFAERFKLPVGCSFRRQMLFDHLHPNYAGDVGIGINPALAKEIKEADLLILLGGRLSEMPSSGYTLVDIPYPRQQLVHIHPDPSELGRVYRPDLAICASPTDFVAALADLAPPHEAPWAERTERMHAVYLAWSTTPEKSPGAVHMGRIMDWIEANTADDTIFTNGAGNYATWLHRFHRFRRFNTQSAPTSGSMGYGLPAAVAAKQLFPEREVICFAGDGCFMMHGQEFATAVQHELPLIALVINNGMYGTIRMHQEREYPGRVSATALDNPDFAALARAYGGHGETVKATEEFGPAFERARASGKPTIIEIALDPEAITPSRTLTEIAQTKSR
- a CDS encoding ribonuclease; translated protein: MAQEHSRGRTRFILAASWEPAFCATNQKKAECRNQSSDSHDATNFSLHGLWPMRQEYCDVSEDLKQADRSSDWKDLPAVQLSQDVKTKLDKVMPGTQSGLERHEWIKHGTCTKLSADQYFAIAAGLITELNASAVRELFAQNIGKELDAESIKAAFDQSFGEGANARIKMSCRRVGNVRMISELTIGLSEDAIDPQQGNEPRLAKLIQSAGSTSFGCDRGVVDAAGF
- a CDS encoding DUF4432 family protein, yielding MMDFSAAKGPKLTLDEGSVLDIGACIIEGNNLAPGSAVPDDGDPRISHSVEGFLFTCGPDHIRHPEPMSGAYEGKRYPLHGSFSSHPAKILWTKFENGNAECRADIDVITAERRTARLERLWQIDGATGEVSLADRIVNTSTEAMPVFLMYHMNIGGKWFDNGTRLAGQMLENGGFPWTFGEEGGDIFCVPTQGKGEDWAEISLGPIAAIGGKTLRVRFGTDTLPFLQVWRNQRAPAHVLGIEPVSHRWVSRAELEEAGEFNILQPGEARNFMLNFAFV
- a CDS encoding CaiB/BaiF CoA-transferase family protein, with protein sequence MTEQKTKKPPLSGIRVIELARVLAGPWAGQMLADLGADVIKVENPDGGDDTRQWGPPFVEGKDGENLSAAYYHSANRGKRSITADLRTEEGQELVRRLVKTADVVIENFKLGGLVKYGLDYESLKTINPRIVYCSITGFGQTGPYANLAGYDYIVQGMSGFMSITGEPGGQPMKAGVAIADIFTGIYAVSAIEAALIHALKTGEGQLIDMALLDVQSAVLANQNMNYLISGKSPVRLGNAHPNISPYEVVPTADGYLILAVGNDGQFRRLCAILGMEANADDERYATNKARVAHRNEVRAFVSTETLKWNKADLLRACEANAVPAGAINTIEDMFADPQIVARGLRIDLEDNAGTVIPSVRTPIVLSETPLTYTRPSPRLGEHQEEVLAELAELEGKAST
- a CDS encoding TIGR01244 family sulfur transferase, encoding MDIRPIDDEYSVSGQIAVDDLDEIKALGFKSIVCHRPDGESPDQTPFGVIEARAKELGLEITHVPVGPMGVTEEAVQGMVDALDEFPRPMLGYCRSGARSTAIYQKTHHIRG